Genomic window (Pseudomonadota bacterium):
CTCGAGCTAGCAGGCCAGCTGCGCGCCGAAATCCATCTGCTGCACGTGGTTCCGCCTCCTCTGAACCTGCACGCGAGCGGCGAGGCCCTGCCGCTCGCGATGTCCCACGTAACCGTGTCAGGAGGCGTGGCCCCGTCAGACTCACAGCCCTCCGAGGTCTCGGCTCGCATGCGAGATGCCTCGAAAAACGAGCTTGCCAAGCTTGTCGAGCGCTACGCCGACCGGGACGTCGTGCTGCGCCAGCACGTCACCCAAGGCGACCCTCGCACCCAGATCCTGCGCATGGCCCAGACCCTGGGCGCCGACCTGATCGTGATGGGGACCCATGGCCACACTGGCCTGTCGCACGCGCTGCTCGGCAGCGTTGCCGAGCGCGTGCTGCGTGCCTCGGACGTCCCGGTCCTGAGCGTATCGCTCAAGGCGCGTTAGCGATCTCCTTCCGACGCGCTGCCCCAGCCCGTGCCCTGGCTTGCAAGTCAGGCGGGATCGGGTCTCTGGAGTGCAGGCAGTGTAGCACATTGGACGACACCAGCGAGCCGGTGATGGCACGTCCCGCCGCGGGCGCGGCCCGAGCTCTCTGGCGAACTTGCCGCCCCGGTGCGATATGTACTTGGCCAATGCTCAAAGGTAACGCGGTAATCGGCCAGTCGGGCGGGCCCACTTCGGTCATCAATTCGAGCCTCGTCGGTGTGCTGGATGGCTGCCGCGAGATCGCTGGGGTCCAGAGCATCTACGGGATGCGCTTTGGAATCGAGGGCATGATGGCGGGGCAGCTCGTCGACCTCGGCAGACAGCCCGCGCAGCTGCTCCGGGCTCTACGCAAGACGCCATCGTCCGCCCTGGGGTCTTGCCGGCACAAGGTGCGTGATGAAGACCTTCCCCGCATCCTGGACGTGCTCAGCCAGCACGCGATTCGCTACCTGTTTCTCATCGGGGGCAACGACACCATGGATACGATCCATCGGGTGGAAAGCCACTGCCGGAACCGGGGCTACGACTTGATCGGAATCGGCGTGCCCAAGACCGTGGACAACGATCTGTATGGCACCGATCACACGCCGGGTTTTCCGAGCGCGGCCCGCAGCAACATGCTCAATGTCCTGCAAGGCGGCTGGCTGGCGCGGGACATGAAGAAGGTCGACGCCTTCGTCGTGTACCAGACCATCGGACGCGACGCCGGCTGGCTGGCAGCAGCAACCGCAGTGGCCAGACGCAAAGTGGACGACGCGCCTCACCTGATCTACTGCCCGGAACGGCGCTTTGATCGGTCGCGCCTCATTGCCGACACGCGAGCGTGCATCGATCGCTATGGCTGGGCGTCGATCGTGGTCAGCGAGGGGCTGCGTTACGCCGACGGTACACCGGTGAGCGCCTCGCAGGCTCAGGACAAGTTCAGCAACACCGAGTTTGGCGCCATGGGCGGGGCAAGCGTTGGGCTCAACGTTCACCGCATGCTGAGCGACGAGCTCGGCCTGCGCGGTGAGTTCCAGATCACCGAATCGCTCATCATGTCGGCCATGGACCGAGCCGTGCCTCTCGATCTCGAGGAAGCCTACCGATGCGGCCGGCATGCGGCCCAGCTTGCCGGGCAAGGCCAAACCGGTTGCATGGTCGCGATCGAGCGGCTGCGCGATGACCCCTATGCCTTCGCGCTTGGGCAGGTAGCGCTCGAAGAGGTGGCAGTGCGTGCCAAAGCCATGCCGGACGCCTTCATCAACGAGCGTGGAAACCAGATCACCGACGAGGCCCTCGGCTACCTGCGGCCGCTCGTCGGAGAGGTGCCCGACTACGTGGAGCTCGAGCCGATCGTCGTACCCTCAACCGCGATGCCTGACTTCAACCGCGATGCCTGACTTCAACCGCGATGCCTGACTTCAACCGCAGTGTGCTGGCAATTCACGCCCATCCCGACGATACCGAAGCGTTTTGTGCGGGAACGCTCGCGCTGCTCCAAGGCCGAGGCTACCGCGTCGCGATCGCTACGATGACCGCCGGCGGCATGGGCGGCATAAGCGGCAGCGAGTCCGAAACCATCGCACAGCGGCAGCAGGAAGCCCGCCAGGCGGCCGCGATCATCGACGCCGACTACCACTGCCTGGCGCAGCGGGATGGTTACCTGTTCGATCACGAAGCGGTGCGCATCGCCACCACGACACTGATACGCAGCGTCGAGGCGGGAGTCGTCATGACGCACTTGCCCAACGACTACCACAGCGATCACCGAACCACCTGCAACATCGTGGAAGCGGCCAGCATGCTGGCCACGCTACCGAACGTTCCCTGTCGGGTTGCACCGCTGCCCCGCACACCGCTCTTGTACCACACGGCGCCGCTTACGCTTCGCGACGCCCTGGGTGCTCCGATCGCTCCCCCCCACTTCTACGTGAACATCGGCGACACGATCTCGGTCAAAAAGCAGATGCTGGCGCTTCATCGCTCCCAGATCGAGCTCATGCGGGTGATGCACAAGATGGACGACT
Coding sequences:
- a CDS encoding universal stress protein, producing MTAVGRILSPVDFSETSERALRYALELAGQLRAEIHLLHVVPPPLNLHASGEALPLAMSHVTVSGGVAPSDSQPSEVSARMRDASKNELAKLVERYADRDVVLRQHVTQGDPRTQILRMAQTLGADLIVMGTHGHTGLSHALLGSVAERVLRASDVPVLSVSLKAR
- a CDS encoding diphosphate--fructose-6-phosphate 1-phosphotransferase; the encoded protein is MLKGNAVIGQSGGPTSVINSSLVGVLDGCREIAGVQSIYGMRFGIEGMMAGQLVDLGRQPAQLLRALRKTPSSALGSCRHKVRDEDLPRILDVLSQHAIRYLFLIGGNDTMDTIHRVESHCRNRGYDLIGIGVPKTVDNDLYGTDHTPGFPSAARSNMLNVLQGGWLARDMKKVDAFVVYQTIGRDAGWLAAATAVARRKVDDAPHLIYCPERRFDRSRLIADTRACIDRYGWASIVVSEGLRYADGTPVSASQAQDKFSNTEFGAMGGASVGLNVHRMLSDELGLRGEFQITESLIMSAMDRAVPLDLEEAYRCGRHAAQLAGQGQTGCMVAIERLRDDPYAFALGQVALEEVAVRAKAMPDAFINERGNQITDEALGYLRPLVGEVPDYVELEPIVVPSTAMPDFNRDA
- a CDS encoding PIG-L family deacetylase codes for the protein MPDFNRSVLAIHAHPDDTEAFCAGTLALLQGRGYRVAIATMTAGGMGGISGSESETIAQRQQEARQAAAIIDADYHCLAQRDGYLFDHEAVRIATTTLIRSVEAGVVMTHLPNDYHSDHRTTCNIVEAASMLATLPNVPCRVAPLPRTPLLYHTAPLTLRDALGAPIAPPHFYVNIGDTISVKKQMLALHRSQIELMRVMHKMDDFFEEMKRYSSELGAKVGVDYAEVFWQHLGGGFHQEALLQQELGELVLRETA